The following proteins are encoded in a genomic region of Gouania willdenowi chromosome 6, fGouWil2.1, whole genome shotgun sequence:
- the LOC114464369 gene encoding zonadhesin-like isoform X2 encodes MAFSDITNPITMLFNILGFQSVSKNMEEFRDEVFRDSVITDFAYSEQLVSLVFVFFLFLFSFCFVYFFCEKRKKKLIEKEQKEVKRITSAPSIISEITAVSSENISGVPEITTVSPENISSVSEITVSPENVSGVPEITAVSPENISGVPEITNMSPENISGVPEITTVSPENIRGVPEITTVSPENISGVPEITTVSPENINGVPEITTVSPENISGVPEITTVSPENISGVPEITAVSPENISGVPEITSVSPENISGVPEITTVSPENISGVPEITTVSPENISGVPEITTVPPENISGVPEITAVSPENISGVPEITAVSPENISGVPEITAVSPENISGVPGITTVSPENISGVSEITTVSPENVSGVSEITTVFPENISGVSKITAVSPENVSGVSEITTVSPENISGVSEITTVSPENVSGVPEITAVSPENVSSEAAQPATDSNNHVAVMASLHKEIQSLREDLPQFWSMQVEQMQQKTIIFSMKEEITELQETLNQLKKYLEEQLSQEKSEEKSLIYPKQEDASQPKKKSMWKRFKNRF; translated from the exons atggctttttctgaTATAACAAACCCGATTACCATGCTCTTCAACATCCTCGGCTTTCAGTCTGTGAGTAAAAATATGGAAGAGTTTAGAGACGAGGTATTCAGAGATTCTGTGATCACAGATTTTGCTTATAGTGAACAACTAGTtagtcttgtttttgtcttttttctttttcttttttctttttgttttgtttatttcttttgtgaaaaaagaaaaaaaaagttgattgaaaaggagcagaaagaagtaaagCGTATAACATCTGCCCCCTCCATTATTTCAGAGATAACAGCTGTGTCTTCTGAAAAC ATTAGCGGTGTTCCAGAGATAACAACCGTGTCTCCTGAAAACATTAGCAGTGTTTCCGAAATAACTGTGTCTCCTGAAAACGTTAGCGGTGTTCCAGAGATAACAGCTGTGTCTCCTGAAAACATTAGCGGTGTTCCAGAGATAACAAACATGTCTCCTGAAAACATTAGCGGTGTTCCAGAGATAACAACCGTGTCTCCTGAAAACATTCGCGGTGTTCCAGAGATAACAACCGTGTCTCCTGAAAACATTAGCGGTGTTCCAGAGATAACAACCGTGTCTCCTGAAAACATTAACGGTGTTCCAGAGATAACAACCGTGTCTCCTGAAAACATTAGCGGTGTTCCAGAGATAACAACCGTGTCTCCTGAAAACATTAGCGGTGTTCCAGAGATAACAGCTGTGTCTCCTGAAAACATTAGCGGTGTTCCAGAGATAACATCTGTGTCTCCTGAAAACATTAGCGGTGTTCCAGAGATAACAACCGTGTCTCCTGAAAACATTAGCGGTGTTCCAGAGATAACAACCGTGTCTCCTGAAAACATTAGCGGTGTTCCAGAGATAACAACCGTGCCTCCTGAAAACATTAGCGGTGTTCCAGAGATAACAGCTGTGTCTCCTGAAAACATTAGCGGTGTTCCAGAGATAACAGCTGTGTCTCCTGAAAACATTAGCGGTGTTCCAGAGATAACAGCTGTGTCTCCTGAAAACATTAGCGGTGTTCCAGGGATAACAACCGTGTCTCCTGAAAACATTAGCGGTGTTTCCGAAATAACAACTGTCTCTCCTGAAAACGTTAGCGGTGTTTCCGAGATAACAACTGTGTTTCCCGAAAACATTAGCGGTGTTTCAAAGATAACAGCTGTGTCTCCTGAAAACGTTAGCGGTGTTTCCGAAATAACAACTGTCTCTCCTGAAAACATTAGCGGTGTTTCCGAGATAACAACTGTGTCTCCTGAAAACGTTAGCGGTGTTCCAGAGATAACAGCTGTGTCTCCTGAAAACGTTAGTAGTGAAGCAGCACAGCCTGCTACTGACAGTAACAACCATGTCGCAGTAATGGCATCTCTACACAAAGAGATCCAGAGCCTACGAGAAGATCTTCCTCAATTTTGGAGCATGCAGGTTGAACAAATGCagcagaaaacaataattttctCCATGAAAGAAGAAATCACAGAGCTTCAAGAAACACTTAATCAACTGAAAAAATATCTGGAGGAACAACTGAGTCAAGAAAAGTCAGAAGAAAAGAGTCTAATATATCCAAAACAAGAGGATGCAAGCCAACCTAAGAAAAAATCTATGTGGAAACgatttaaaaacagattttaa
- the LOC114464369 gene encoding zonadhesin-like isoform X3 — protein sequence MSPENIRGVPEITTVSPENISGVPEITTVSPENISGVPEITTVSPENISSVSEITVSPENVSGVPEITAVSPENISGVPEITNMSPENISGVPEITTVSPENIRGVPEITTVSPENISGVPEITTVSPENINGVPEITTVSPENISGVPEITTVSPENISGVPEITAVSPENISGVPEITSVSPENISGVPEITTVSPENISGVPEITTVSPENISGVPEITTVPPENISGVPEITAVSPENISGVPEITAVSPENISGVPEITAVSPENISGVPGITTVSPENISGVSEITTVSPENVSGVSEITTVFPENISGVSKITAVSPENVSGVSEITTVSPENISGVSEITTVSPENVSGVPEITAVSPENVSSEAAQPATDSNNHVAVMASLHKEIQSLREDLPQFWSMQVEQMQQKTIIFSMKEEITELQETLNQLKKYLEEQLSQEKSEEKSLIYPKQEDASQPKKKSMWKRFKNRF from the coding sequence ATGTCTCCTGAAAACATTCGCGGTGTTCCAGAGATAACAACTGTGTCTCCTGAAAACATTAGCGGTGTTCCAGAGATAACAACCGTGTCTCCTGAAAACATTAGCGGTGTTCCAGAGATAACAACCGTGTCTCCTGAAAACATTAGCAGTGTTTCCGAAATAACTGTGTCTCCTGAAAACGTTAGCGGTGTTCCAGAGATAACAGCTGTGTCTCCTGAAAACATTAGCGGTGTTCCAGAGATAACAAACATGTCTCCTGAAAACATTAGCGGTGTTCCAGAGATAACAACCGTGTCTCCTGAAAACATTCGCGGTGTTCCAGAGATAACAACCGTGTCTCCTGAAAACATTAGCGGTGTTCCAGAGATAACAACCGTGTCTCCTGAAAACATTAACGGTGTTCCAGAGATAACAACCGTGTCTCCTGAAAACATTAGCGGTGTTCCAGAGATAACAACCGTGTCTCCTGAAAACATTAGCGGTGTTCCAGAGATAACAGCTGTGTCTCCTGAAAACATTAGCGGTGTTCCAGAGATAACATCTGTGTCTCCTGAAAACATTAGCGGTGTTCCAGAGATAACAACCGTGTCTCCTGAAAACATTAGCGGTGTTCCAGAGATAACAACCGTGTCTCCTGAAAACATTAGCGGTGTTCCAGAGATAACAACCGTGCCTCCTGAAAACATTAGCGGTGTTCCAGAGATAACAGCTGTGTCTCCTGAAAACATTAGCGGTGTTCCAGAGATAACAGCTGTGTCTCCTGAAAACATTAGCGGTGTTCCAGAGATAACAGCTGTGTCTCCTGAAAACATTAGCGGTGTTCCAGGGATAACAACCGTGTCTCCTGAAAACATTAGCGGTGTTTCCGAAATAACAACTGTCTCTCCTGAAAACGTTAGCGGTGTTTCCGAGATAACAACTGTGTTTCCCGAAAACATTAGCGGTGTTTCAAAGATAACAGCTGTGTCTCCTGAAAACGTTAGCGGTGTTTCCGAAATAACAACTGTCTCTCCTGAAAACATTAGCGGTGTTTCCGAGATAACAACTGTGTCTCCTGAAAACGTTAGCGGTGTTCCAGAGATAACAGCTGTGTCTCCTGAAAACGTTAGTAGTGAAGCAGCACAGCCTGCTACTGACAGTAACAACCATGTCGCAGTAATGGCATCTCTACACAAAGAGATCCAGAGCCTACGAGAAGATCTTCCTCAATTTTGGAGCATGCAGGTTGAACAAATGCagcagaaaacaataattttctCCATGAAAGAAGAAATCACAGAGCTTCAAGAAACACTTAATCAACTGAAAAAATATCTGGAGGAACAACTGAGTCAAGAAAAGTCAGAAGAAAAGAGTCTAATATATCCAAAACAAGAGGATGCAAGCCAACCTAAGAAAAAATCTATGTGGAAACgatttaaaaacagattttaa
- the LOC114464369 gene encoding zonadhesin-like isoform X1 — MAFSDITNPITMLFNILGFQSVSKNMEEFRDEVFRDSVITDFAYSEQLVSLVFVFFLFLFSFCFVYFFCEKRKKKLIEKEQKEVKRITSAPSIISEITAVSSENISGVPEITNMSPENIRGVPEITTVSPENISGVPEITTVSPENISSVSEITVSPENVSGVPEITAVSPENISGVPEITNMSPENISGVPEITTVSPENIRGVPEITTVSPENISGVPEITTVSPENINGVPEITTVSPENISGVPEITTVSPENISGVPEITAVSPENISGVPEITSVSPENISGVPEITTVSPENISGVPEITTVSPENISGVPEITTVPPENISGVPEITAVSPENISGVPEITAVSPENISGVPEITAVSPENISGVPGITTVSPENISGVSEITTVSPENVSGVSEITTVFPENISGVSKITAVSPENVSGVSEITTVSPENISGVSEITTVSPENVSGVPEITAVSPENVSSEAAQPATDSNNHVAVMASLHKEIQSLREDLPQFWSMQVEQMQQKTIIFSMKEEITELQETLNQLKKYLEEQLSQEKSEEKSLIYPKQEDASQPKKKSMWKRFKNRF, encoded by the exons atggctttttctgaTATAACAAACCCGATTACCATGCTCTTCAACATCCTCGGCTTTCAGTCTGTGAGTAAAAATATGGAAGAGTTTAGAGACGAGGTATTCAGAGATTCTGTGATCACAGATTTTGCTTATAGTGAACAACTAGTtagtcttgtttttgtcttttttctttttcttttttctttttgttttgtttatttcttttgtgaaaaaagaaaaaaaaagttgattgaaaaggagcagaaagaagtaaagCGTATAACATCTGCCCCCTCCATTATTTCAGAGATAACAGCTGTGTCTTCTGAAAACATTAGCGGTGTTCCAGAGATAACAAACATGTCTCCTGAAAACATTCGCGGTGTTCCAGAGATAACAACTGTGTCTCCTGAAAACATTAGCGGTGTTCCAGAGATAACAACCGTGTCTCCTGAAAAC ATTAGCAGTGTTTCCGAAATAACTGTGTCTCCTGAAAACGTTAGCGGTGTTCCAGAGATAACAGCTGTGTCTCCTGAAAACATTAGCGGTGTTCCAGAGATAACAAACATGTCTCCTGAAAACATTAGCGGTGTTCCAGAGATAACAACCGTGTCTCCTGAAAACATTCGCGGTGTTCCAGAGATAACAACCGTGTCTCCTGAAAACATTAGCGGTGTTCCAGAGATAACAACCGTGTCTCCTGAAAACATTAACGGTGTTCCAGAGATAACAACCGTGTCTCCTGAAAACATTAGCGGTGTTCCAGAGATAACAACCGTGTCTCCTGAAAACATTAGCGGTGTTCCAGAGATAACAGCTGTGTCTCCTGAAAACATTAGCGGTGTTCCAGAGATAACATCTGTGTCTCCTGAAAACATTAGCGGTGTTCCAGAGATAACAACCGTGTCTCCTGAAAACATTAGCGGTGTTCCAGAGATAACAACCGTGTCTCCTGAAAACATTAGCGGTGTTCCAGAGATAACAACCGTGCCTCCTGAAAACATTAGCGGTGTTCCAGAGATAACAGCTGTGTCTCCTGAAAACATTAGCGGTGTTCCAGAGATAACAGCTGTGTCTCCTGAAAACATTAGCGGTGTTCCAGAGATAACAGCTGTGTCTCCTGAAAACATTAGCGGTGTTCCAGGGATAACAACCGTGTCTCCTGAAAACATTAGCGGTGTTTCCGAAATAACAACTGTCTCTCCTGAAAACGTTAGCGGTGTTTCCGAGATAACAACTGTGTTTCCCGAAAACATTAGCGGTGTTTCAAAGATAACAGCTGTGTCTCCTGAAAACGTTAGCGGTGTTTCCGAAATAACAACTGTCTCTCCTGAAAACATTAGCGGTGTTTCCGAGATAACAACTGTGTCTCCTGAAAACGTTAGCGGTGTTCCAGAGATAACAGCTGTGTCTCCTGAAAACGTTAGTAGTGAAGCAGCACAGCCTGCTACTGACAGTAACAACCATGTCGCAGTAATGGCATCTCTACACAAAGAGATCCAGAGCCTACGAGAAGATCTTCCTCAATTTTGGAGCATGCAGGTTGAACAAATGCagcagaaaacaataattttctCCATGAAAGAAGAAATCACAGAGCTTCAAGAAACACTTAATCAACTGAAAAAATATCTGGAGGAACAACTGAGTCAAGAAAAGTCAGAAGAAAAGAGTCTAATATATCCAAAACAAGAGGATGCAAGCCAACCTAAGAAAAAATCTATGTGGAAACgatttaaaaacagattttaa